A single region of the Gemmatimonadaceae bacterium genome encodes:
- a CDS encoding cytochrome c oxidase assembly protein, with protein sequence MIHLALLLHPAQTLAWDAWTIHPSTVIGLTVLGWLYFRRARDAGGTGPSTGQRVAFVSGLVLLFLILNGPLHDLSDFYLFSGHMVQHLIMELIVPPLLIAGTPGWMLRPALDWPVVGWLARRITTGAMAFAIFNVTLAAWHIPALYNTALLHHNVHILQHVTFLVASVLMWWPFLSPLPELPRLSYPAQMLYCFVMTLPMSVVAIYIAMADTVLYPLYASSPRIWGIGPKADQLIGGLIMWVPGGLFFYGVMTVVFFRWQREGKGGDGVADAQLRPAAAPLTPAAQGH encoded by the coding sequence GTGATCCACCTCGCGCTGCTCCTCCATCCCGCGCAGACACTGGCGTGGGATGCCTGGACGATCCACCCGAGCACGGTCATCGGCCTGACCGTCCTCGGGTGGCTCTATTTCCGGCGTGCCCGCGACGCCGGCGGCACCGGCCCCTCCACCGGCCAGCGTGTCGCCTTCGTGAGCGGGCTGGTGCTGCTCTTCCTGATCCTGAACGGACCGCTCCACGACCTGAGCGACTTCTACCTGTTCAGCGGGCACATGGTGCAGCACCTGATCATGGAGCTCATCGTGCCGCCCCTGCTCATCGCCGGCACCCCCGGCTGGATGCTCCGGCCGGCACTCGACTGGCCCGTCGTCGGCTGGCTCGCACGGCGCATCACCACCGGCGCCATGGCGTTCGCGATCTTCAACGTCACGCTCGCCGCCTGGCACATCCCGGCCCTCTACAACACCGCCCTCCTGCACCACAACGTCCACATCCTCCAGCACGTCACCTTCCTCGTGGCGAGCGTGCTGATGTGGTGGCCGTTCCTCAGCCCACTCCCCGAGCTGCCGCGCCTCAGCTACCCGGCGCAGATGTTGTACTGCTTCGTCATGACCCTCCCCATGAGCGTCGTCGCGATCTATATCGCCATGGCGGACACGGTGCTGTATCCTCTCTATGCGTCCAGCCCGCGCATCTGGGGCATCGGGCCGAAGGCGGACCAGCTCATCGGGGGACTGATCATGTGGGTGCCGGGGGGACTCTTCTTCTACGGGGTCATGACCGTCGTCTTCTTCCGCTGGCAGCGCGAGGGGAAGGGGGGTGACGGCGTGGCCGATGCCCAGCTCCGACCTGCGGCCGCGCCCCTGACACCAGCCGCCCAGGGGCACTGA